In Kineosporia sp. NBRC 101731, the following proteins share a genomic window:
- a CDS encoding amidohydrolase family protein: MTTAMTHVRIFDGHQVLAATTVVLEGTQIAAVGGEPPAGAEVIDAAGATLLPGLIDAHVHTNVENLALALQFGVTTELEMQGTNTRHHRAHITEDDTVADVRSSGFGITPPGGHPSELFPEGFRPGPPPGATPPAGAPRRQRPVMPFSSTPQEAVGFIPQLVETGSDYIKFMVDDGSVEGHPGLPMLDRETLNAGVAAAREHGMLTVAHALTVEATGMSIEAGIDGLVHLFMDRPHTPAIIDLVARSGAFVVPCVVLDASMMGVTGASLADDPRVASRLSDDWMATLRSSFHHYPQGKLQDVLASVKALHDAGVDILVGTDVSMAFPFLGGLAHGASVHHELQYLVQAGLTPIEALRAATSTPARRFGLDDRGRIKAGMRADLLLVDGDPTTAISDSLNTRAVWRRGARVALNREWSAVRGH, translated from the coding sequence ATGACGACGGCAATGACCCATGTGCGGATCTTCGACGGGCACCAGGTGCTCGCCGCGACCACCGTGGTTCTCGAGGGCACACAGATTGCGGCAGTGGGTGGTGAACCGCCGGCGGGCGCCGAGGTGATCGATGCGGCCGGGGCGACCCTGCTGCCCGGCCTGATCGATGCGCACGTGCACACCAATGTCGAAAACTTGGCGCTGGCTCTGCAGTTCGGGGTCACGACGGAGCTGGAGATGCAGGGCACCAACACCCGGCACCACCGGGCGCACATCACCGAGGACGACACCGTCGCCGATGTGCGGTCGTCCGGGTTCGGGATCACCCCGCCCGGCGGACATCCCAGTGAGCTGTTCCCGGAGGGCTTTCGCCCGGGCCCACCTCCTGGGGCGACCCCACCGGCGGGAGCGCCCCGGCGGCAACGGCCGGTGATGCCCTTCTCCAGCACGCCGCAGGAAGCGGTGGGGTTCATTCCTCAACTGGTGGAGACCGGTTCGGACTACATCAAGTTCATGGTCGACGACGGCAGCGTGGAAGGGCACCCGGGTCTGCCCATGCTGGACCGGGAGACGCTGAACGCCGGCGTGGCGGCCGCGAGGGAGCACGGGATGCTCACCGTGGCTCACGCGCTGACCGTCGAAGCCACCGGCATGTCGATCGAGGCCGGTATCGACGGGCTGGTGCACCTGTTCATGGACCGGCCCCATACTCCGGCGATCATTGATCTCGTGGCCCGGTCAGGTGCCTTCGTCGTGCCCTGCGTCGTGCTCGACGCGTCGATGATGGGTGTCACCGGCGCATCGCTGGCCGATGATCCGCGGGTGGCCTCCCGGCTGTCCGACGACTGGATGGCGACCCTGCGCTCCAGCTTCCATCACTATCCGCAGGGCAAGCTCCAGGACGTTCTCGCCTCGGTCAAAGCGCTCCACGACGCCGGTGTCGACATCCTCGTCGGTACCGACGTGTCGATGGCCTTCCCGTTCCTGGGCGGCCTGGCCCACGGCGCCAGCGTGCATCACGAGCTGCAGTACCTCGTGCAGGCCGGGCTGACACCGATCGAGGCACTACGTGCTGCGACCAGCACTCCGGCACGGCGCTTCGGTCTTGACGATCGAGGTCGCATCAAGGCCGGAATGCGGGCCGATCTGCTGCTCGTGGACGGGGACCCGACCACCGCCATCAGCGACTCGCTCAATACCCGCGCCGTCTGGAGGCGCGGTGCGCGGGTGGCCCTGAACCGCGAGTGGTCAGCCGTGCGAGGCCACTAG
- a CDS encoding MBL fold metallo-hydrolase, with translation MALYQLPTGTYTTRAAFAVTGGSFLDKRSFAATAVLIHHPQGDLLIDAGFGENVAAHIAMLARMERAPYERRSTAAQQLEAAGYDQARLRGVLVTHVHWDHVSGLDSLHVPVWINKDELRYGTEDSHGAVFRSVSRGLDIHEYTFDAMPYLGFPASFDVYGDGSVVVALAAGHTSGSVVVLVTLPSGSRYAFIGDLTWQMDGITRGAERPWLMRRLADVDPGTVRQGLRRSIALSRAFQIVPSHDVGAYDSIPPLPTHFPGEAG, from the coding sequence ATGGCCCTGTACCAACTCCCGACGGGCACGTACACCACCCGTGCGGCCTTCGCGGTCACGGGTGGATCGTTCCTCGACAAGCGGTCTTTCGCGGCGACCGCCGTCCTGATCCATCACCCGCAGGGCGACCTGCTGATCGACGCAGGCTTCGGCGAGAACGTGGCCGCGCACATCGCCATGCTCGCCCGGATGGAGCGCGCGCCCTACGAACGGAGATCGACTGCCGCACAGCAACTCGAGGCCGCCGGCTACGACCAGGCCCGGCTTCGAGGCGTGCTCGTCACCCATGTGCACTGGGATCACGTCAGCGGCCTGGACTCCCTGCACGTACCGGTGTGGATCAACAAGGACGAACTCCGGTACGGCACCGAGGATTCACACGGTGCCGTCTTCCGTTCGGTGTCCCGGGGCCTGGACATCCATGAGTACACCTTCGACGCAATGCCCTACCTGGGCTTCCCCGCCAGCTTCGACGTCTACGGCGACGGTTCGGTCGTTGTCGCTCTCGCCGCGGGACACACGTCCGGGTCGGTGGTGGTATTGGTGACGCTGCCCTCCGGGTCGCGGTACGCATTCATCGGCGATCTCACCTGGCAGATGGACGGCATCACCCGTGGTGCCGAGCGCCCCTGGCTGATGCGTCGCCTGGCCGATGTCGACCCGGGCACCGTACGCCAGGGGCTCCGGCGCAGCATCGCGCTCAGTCGCGCCTTCCAGATCGTGCCCTCCCATGACGTCGGCGCCTACGACAGCATCCCGCCCCTGCCCACCCACTTCCCCGGAGAAGCCGGGTGA
- a CDS encoding TetR/AcrR family transcriptional regulator, with protein MAGRPRSFDRDAALAAAVEQFWREGYEATSIATLTAAMGVSPPSLYAAFGDKNRLFEEASAAYFRLTCEGLDRAAELPTAREAIVRVLEDTARAHTDAATPPGCLMLTEPRLTAQRQELYQRLLDRLERGVKDGDLAPGTRTDRLASFLVVVLRGMSGCARDGGTLEDLQQIAETAMAAFPAPLEKADRRSISR; from the coding sequence ATGGCCGGCCGACCTCGAAGCTTCGATCGCGACGCAGCCCTGGCCGCTGCTGTCGAGCAGTTCTGGCGCGAGGGGTACGAGGCGACGTCCATCGCGACGCTCACCGCGGCCATGGGGGTGTCGCCACCGAGCCTCTACGCCGCGTTCGGCGACAAGAACCGCCTCTTCGAGGAGGCTTCGGCCGCGTACTTCCGGCTCACGTGCGAAGGGCTCGACCGTGCGGCTGAACTGCCGACCGCGCGTGAGGCGATCGTGCGCGTACTGGAAGACACCGCCCGCGCCCACACCGACGCGGCGACTCCTCCCGGCTGCCTGATGCTGACCGAACCACGGCTCACCGCACAACGGCAGGAGCTGTATCAGCGGCTCCTGGACCGGCTGGAGCGCGGGGTGAAGGACGGCGACCTCGCGCCCGGCACCCGCACCGACCGCCTGGCCTCGTTCCTGGTGGTGGTCTTGCGGGGCATGTCCGGCTGCGCTCGCGACGGCGGCACCCTCGAAGACCTCCAGCAGATCGCCGAGACCGCGATGGCGGCGTTCCCGGCGCCGCTCGAAAAGGCCGACCGCAGGTCAATCTCGCGCTGA
- a CDS encoding MarR family transcriptional regulator: MDEAHAVNEAAPQPSRGEAPYPPLGPGPDSELTWLLHRAAQRMHAVTGSEAARHGLTLRDHIVLSALHKTENLTQIELGQALGVDKTTLTAEIDRLVKAGYVTRLVDPRDRRARIPVITPEGDSIRAAVAQQAEDAETAAVQSLTPDQIALLREALYLIIGTTEDPGSCI, from the coding sequence ATGGACGAAGCCCACGCCGTGAACGAGGCCGCACCGCAGCCGAGCCGAGGGGAGGCGCCGTATCCGCCTCTGGGGCCCGGACCGGATTCAGAACTCACGTGGCTGCTGCACCGCGCGGCGCAACGCATGCACGCCGTCACCGGCTCCGAAGCCGCCCGGCACGGCCTGACGCTGCGCGACCACATCGTCCTCAGTGCCCTGCACAAGACCGAGAACCTCACCCAGATCGAACTCGGCCAGGCACTCGGGGTCGACAAGACAACTCTCACCGCGGAAATCGATCGTCTCGTGAAAGCGGGCTACGTCACGCGGCTCGTCGACCCCCGCGACCGGAGGGCACGCATTCCCGTCATCACACCGGAAGGCGACTCCATTCGCGCGGCCGTCGCACAGCAGGCCGAGGACGCCGAAACCGCCGCAGTGCAGTCCTTGACCCCTGACCAGATCGCTTTGCTGCGCGAAGCCCTCTATCTCATCATCGGAACCACGGAAGATCCGGGGTCATGCATATGA
- a CDS encoding MarR family winged helix-turn-helix transcriptional regulator, whose amino-acid sequence MDERRGDDSRDQVLDEVGAAFARLRRRTNLINVDPPVTRKDLSRNQVINIVDEAAGEITVGAVAEQLAVDPSVASRMVTECINEGYLVRKASQLDGRRTVLELSEEGVKLRDRFRSQHRQAFLKITHDWPENKRLTFAQLLIDYADASVALTNRRHDHGAPTPR is encoded by the coding sequence GTGGACGAACGCAGGGGCGACGACAGCCGCGATCAGGTGCTCGATGAGGTGGGGGCCGCATTCGCCCGATTGCGCCGCCGTACCAACCTCATCAACGTCGACCCCCCGGTGACGCGCAAAGACCTGTCCCGCAACCAGGTGATCAACATCGTGGACGAAGCGGCTGGAGAGATCACCGTGGGCGCGGTTGCCGAACAACTCGCCGTCGACCCATCCGTCGCCAGCCGGATGGTCACCGAGTGCATCAATGAGGGCTACCTCGTGCGCAAAGCGTCCCAGCTGGACGGGCGTCGCACCGTTCTCGAGCTGTCAGAAGAAGGCGTGAAACTGCGCGACCGCTTCCGCAGCCAGCATCGCCAGGCTTTCCTCAAGATCACGCACGATTGGCCGGAGAACAAACGGCTGACCTTCGCCCAGCTACTCATCGACTACGCCGATGCGAGCGTCGCACTGACCAACCGGCGCCACGACCATGGGGCCCCCACGCCCCGGTAG